A genomic region of Anaerolineae bacterium contains the following coding sequences:
- a CDS encoding alanine--glyoxylate aminotransferase family protein: MYKKLFIPGPTHVREEILQAQAVPMIGHRSKEYSDLQAAVTPKLQQLLYTTQPVFLFASSSTGVMEAAIRNCVAKKCLNTVCGEFSRRWHEITKANGKDCDVLEVPIGKAVLPEMIDEKLATGEYDAVTVVHNETSTGVMNPIEEIAEVMKKYPDVMFLVDSVSSMAGVKIEFDRLGIDVLLAGVQKCFALPPGLTVCAVSHKALKKAETVPYRGKYFDFIDMYKFYQKNQTPATPAISLIQALNKQMDDILAEGLENRWQRHKEMAKYVQDWARKYWALFSDERYLSLTVTNIVNTREVDIKALNEELGRRGAMISDGYGPLKGKCFRVAHMGDLTLDDLRWLTAQIEDILKLS, translated from the coding sequence ATGTACAAGAAGCTCTTTATCCCTGGTCCGACCCATGTGCGCGAGGAAATCCTGCAGGCGCAGGCCGTGCCGATGATCGGCCACCGCTCCAAAGAGTACTCCGACCTGCAGGCGGCGGTCACCCCGAAGCTCCAGCAACTGCTCTACACCACCCAACCCGTGTTCCTCTTCGCCTCCTCTTCCACGGGCGTCATGGAAGCGGCCATCCGCAACTGCGTGGCCAAGAAGTGCCTCAACACCGTCTGCGGCGAATTCTCCCGCCGCTGGCATGAGATCACCAAAGCCAACGGCAAGGACTGTGATGTCTTGGAAGTCCCCATTGGCAAGGCCGTCCTGCCCGAGATGATCGATGAGAAGCTGGCCACCGGCGAATACGACGCGGTGACGGTGGTGCACAACGAGACCTCCACCGGCGTGATGAACCCCATTGAGGAAATCGCCGAGGTGATGAAGAAGTACCCGGACGTCATGTTCCTGGTGGATTCGGTCAGCTCCATGGCCGGCGTGAAGATCGAGTTCGATCGATTGGGGATTGACGTCCTGCTGGCCGGCGTGCAGAAGTGCTTCGCCCTGCCGCCCGGACTGACCGTCTGCGCCGTCAGCCATAAGGCACTCAAGAAGGCGGAAACGGTGCCGTATCGCGGCAAGTATTTCGACTTCATCGACATGTACAAGTTCTATCAGAAGAATCAGACCCCGGCGACGCCGGCCATCAGCCTCATCCAGGCTCTGAACAAGCAGATGGACGACATCCTGGCGGAAGGCCTGGAAAACCGCTGGCAGCGCCATAAAGAAATGGCCAAATACGTCCAGGATTGGGCCCGCAAGTACTGGGCGCTCTTCTCCGACGAACGTTATCTGTCCCTCACCGTCACCAACATCGTCAACACCCGCGAGGTGGACATCAAGGCGCTCAACGAGGAGCTGGGCCGGCGCGGCGCCATGATCTCCGACGGCTACGGCCCGCTGAAGGGCAAATGCTTCCGTGTCGCGCACATGGGCGATCTGACCCTGGACGACCTGCGCTGGCTGACCGCCCAGATCGAAGACATCCTCAAGTTGAGCTGA
- a CDS encoding D-2-hydroxyacid dehydrogenase translates to MKVLVCDKLADSAVKAMRDAGLEVVVKTGMTPEELVATVPGFHVAIVRSATKFRKPAIDAATDMKLIVRGGVGLDNIDVEYAESKGIKVMNTPAASSASVAELALGFMFALARSIPQATASMKAGKWEKKQFQGIELAGKTLGVIGAGRIGAELIKRASALGMNCIFYRRTPTEVPGARQVPLEELLRTSDFISMHVPLTPETANMLSREQFAMMKDGVYIVHCGRGGTVDEEALLEALNSGKVAGAALDVFAEEPTNNMALVSHPNVICSPHIGAQTKEAQERVGDEVASIVIEFAKAHAG, encoded by the coding sequence ATGAAGGTTCTGGTGTGTGACAAGCTGGCGGACAGCGCTGTGAAGGCCATGCGGGACGCCGGCCTGGAAGTCGTCGTCAAGACCGGCATGACCCCGGAAGAGCTGGTCGCCACGGTGCCCGGCTTCCACGTGGCCATTGTGCGCTCGGCGACCAAGTTCCGCAAGCCGGCCATTGATGCCGCCACCGATATGAAGCTCATCGTGCGCGGCGGCGTGGGCCTGGACAACATTGACGTGGAGTATGCGGAGTCCAAGGGCATCAAGGTGATGAACACGCCGGCGGCATCCTCCGCCTCGGTGGCGGAGCTGGCGCTGGGCTTCATGTTCGCGCTGGCCCGCAGTATCCCGCAGGCCACCGCCTCGATGAAGGCCGGCAAGTGGGAGAAGAAGCAGTTCCAGGGCATCGAGCTGGCCGGCAAGACCCTGGGCGTCATCGGCGCCGGCCGTATTGGCGCGGAGCTCATCAAGCGCGCCAGCGCTCTGGGCATGAACTGCATCTTCTACCGCCGCACGCCCACGGAAGTACCGGGTGCCCGTCAGGTCCCGCTGGAGGAGCTCCTCCGCACCTCCGACTTTATCTCCATGCATGTGCCGCTGACCCCGGAGACGGCGAACATGCTGAGCCGGGAGCAGTTCGCCATGATGAAGGATGGGGTCTACATCGTGCACTGCGGGCGCGGCGGCACGGTGGATGAGGAGGCCCTGCTGGAGGCGCTCAACAGCGGCAAAGTCGCCGGCGCGGCCCTCGATGTCTTCGCCGAAGAGCCCACCAACAACATGGCCCTGGTCTCCCATCCCAATGTCATCTGCTCGCCGCACATCGGTGCGCAGACGAAGGAGGCCCAGGAGCGGGTGGGCGACGAGGTGGCCAGCATCGTCATCGAGTTCGCCAAGGCGCATGCCGGCTGA
- a CDS encoding DUF1015 domain-containing protein, which translates to MAVVKPFRAVRYNPAKVGQLDKVIALPYDRIDEKLQETYYNLSPYNVVRMSLGKRFPDDNETNNVYTRARKYFDEWLKEGVLTRDPKPCFYAYTEEFTVPGTGDRLARRGVIGMIKLVPFDEGTILPHERTLSGPKVDRLNLLRAMEVHLGQIFILYPDPENRINQLLDAHIQREPDIDAVAVGEADVRHKVWVVDDPKVLAAIQEEMASKRNLIIADGHHRYETALAYRDEMRAKHPDWTEQHAFNYVMATLVSMSDPGLVILPTHRLIHSYTRMSAGEILEKARQYFDVQEMPSREALEARMRELANQAHVIGFYDGKGYYLLILRDLAAMDQVVKEPRAPEWKALDVSILHELILEHIMGLTKESIERKENIDYLRDPGPGYAAVSAGEANFLFLLNPTKPQQVAACAAKGEKMPQKSTDFYPKVLTGLTFSPIRWEDKLE; encoded by the coding sequence ATGGCCGTTGTGAAACCCTTCCGAGCAGTACGCTATAACCCCGCCAAAGTGGGGCAGTTGGACAAGGTCATCGCCCTGCCGTATGACCGCATTGACGAGAAACTGCAGGAGACGTACTACAACCTCTCCCCGTATAACGTCGTGCGGATGAGCCTGGGCAAGCGCTTCCCCGATGACAACGAGACCAACAACGTCTACACCCGCGCCCGCAAGTACTTCGATGAATGGCTGAAAGAGGGCGTCCTGACCCGCGACCCCAAGCCGTGCTTTTACGCCTACACCGAGGAGTTCACGGTGCCGGGTACGGGTGACCGCCTGGCACGGCGCGGCGTCATCGGGATGATCAAGCTGGTGCCCTTTGACGAGGGGACTATTCTGCCGCACGAGCGCACGCTTTCCGGGCCGAAAGTGGACCGTCTGAACCTCCTGCGGGCGATGGAGGTCCACTTGGGGCAGATCTTCATCCTGTATCCGGACCCGGAGAACCGCATCAACCAACTGCTGGATGCTCACATCCAGCGGGAGCCCGACATTGACGCGGTGGCGGTGGGCGAGGCGGATGTGCGGCACAAAGTCTGGGTCGTCGATGACCCGAAGGTGCTGGCGGCCATTCAGGAGGAGATGGCGTCCAAGCGCAACCTGATCATCGCCGACGGCCATCACCGCTATGAGACGGCGCTGGCTTATCGCGATGAGATGCGCGCCAAGCATCCCGATTGGACCGAACAGCACGCCTTCAACTACGTCATGGCGACGCTGGTCAGCATGAGCGACCCGGGCCTGGTGATTCTGCCGACGCACCGCCTGATTCACTCGTACACCCGCATGAGCGCCGGCGAAATCCTGGAGAAAGCCCGCCAGTACTTCGACGTGCAGGAAATGCCCAGCCGCGAGGCGCTGGAAGCCAGGATGCGGGAGCTGGCGAACCAGGCGCATGTCATCGGCTTCTATGATGGCAAAGGGTACTACCTGCTGATCCTGCGCGATCTGGCCGCCATGGACCAGGTGGTCAAGGAACCGCGCGCCCCCGAGTGGAAGGCCCTGGATGTCTCCATCCTGCATGAGCTCATCCTGGAGCACATCATGGGGCTGACCAAGGAGAGCATCGAGCGCAAGGAGAACATTGACTACCTGCGCGATCCTGGTCCGGGCTACGCGGCGGTGTCTGCCGGCGAGGCCAATTTCCTCTTCCTGCTGAACCCCACCAAGCCTCAGCAAGTGGCCGCCTGTGCGGCGAAGGGGGAGAAGATGCCGCAGAAGTCCACCGACTTCTACCCGAAGGTGCTGACCGGCTTGACCTTCTCTCCCATCCGCTGGGAGGACAAGCTCGAGTAG
- a CDS encoding glycosyltransferase family 39 protein, producing MTAQGQRRPSPILLILLAFFVLAAAYSVVVPLGEGPDEAPHFTVIRYIVQHRHLPSTAEEHEAFQPPLYYLLGAGLTSWADYDGYIIKANADYSLEPGRPHNLLLHTSEESWPYRGWALAWHILRLFSVLCGMLTVWAVYALGREAFPAQPAAALLMAGITAFSPGFLFLSAMVNNDNLATAISACLLWQSARVIRGRHEGWRIAGLGIGLGLGVLSKANVGLTAVPIGAALAYAAWRREGSLSGTLKRLLGWGVMAAGLALAVCGWWLWHNYQTHGDPTGWSFILQTNALREGPLTPAVLWWLAKGLFTSFWLRWQGLALPGWLYALLLALCLTAAAGWVRLAVRRRHISPETWAILTMLALQCLAVLAALLKWTATVLGTDQARLVYPALPAIALFLAKGLLAWVPARRQDTTAGALVTAFAIFGLATLIAVVAPVFAPPAPISAEELPADAVRQSVMFQGGEPPAAIELVAYRLRTPAVRAGDWVVVELFWRAQGKVASDIWLSMSLAQDVNHPLVVKDGSPAAGRDTTDRWPANVIMPAEHWLRVPEHAAPGEYTLWLGLHPFGSWDWLTPAPSPDPYRLPLTTVRVTQ from the coding sequence ATGACCGCGCAGGGACAGCGCCGGCCTTCCCCCATCCTGCTCATCCTGCTGGCCTTTTTCGTGCTGGCGGCCGCGTACAGCGTCGTCGTGCCGCTGGGCGAAGGGCCGGATGAAGCACCGCACTTCACCGTCATCCGCTATATCGTCCAGCACCGGCATCTGCCGAGCACGGCGGAAGAGCATGAGGCCTTTCAGCCGCCGCTCTATTACCTGCTCGGCGCCGGCTTGACCTCCTGGGCCGACTACGACGGGTACATCATCAAGGCCAATGCCGATTACTCGCTGGAGCCCGGCCGGCCGCACAACCTACTGCTCCACACCTCCGAGGAATCCTGGCCATACCGCGGCTGGGCGCTGGCATGGCACATCCTGCGCCTCTTCTCCGTGCTGTGCGGCATGCTCACCGTCTGGGCCGTGTACGCGCTGGGCCGCGAGGCTTTCCCGGCACAGCCGGCCGCGGCACTGCTCATGGCCGGCATCACCGCCTTCTCCCCCGGCTTCCTGTTCCTCTCCGCCATGGTGAACAACGATAATCTGGCCACGGCCATCAGCGCCTGCCTGCTCTGGCAGTCCGCCCGCGTCATCCGCGGCCGGCATGAGGGCTGGCGCATCGCCGGCCTGGGCATTGGGCTGGGGCTGGGCGTGCTCTCCAAGGCCAACGTCGGGCTCACGGCTGTTCCCATCGGCGCCGCCCTGGCCTACGCCGCCTGGCGGCGGGAAGGGAGCCTGTCGGGCACGCTCAAGCGGTTACTGGGCTGGGGGGTCATGGCGGCCGGCCTGGCGCTGGCGGTCTGCGGCTGGTGGCTCTGGCACAACTACCAGACGCACGGCGACCCCACCGGCTGGTCGTTCATCCTGCAGACCAACGCCCTGCGGGAAGGCCCGCTGACGCCGGCGGTGCTCTGGTGGCTGGCAAAGGGCCTGTTCACCTCGTTCTGGCTGCGCTGGCAGGGGCTGGCACTGCCCGGCTGGCTGTATGCCCTCCTGCTGGCGCTCTGCCTGACAGCCGCGGCCGGCTGGGTTCGGCTGGCTGTGCGCCGGCGGCATATTTCGCCGGAGACCTGGGCTATCCTGACCATGCTGGCGTTACAATGTCTTGCGGTGCTGGCCGCCCTGCTCAAGTGGACGGCGACGGTGTTGGGCACGGACCAGGCGCGCCTTGTGTATCCCGCCCTGCCGGCCATCGCCCTCTTCCTAGCGAAGGGCCTGCTGGCCTGGGTGCCGGCGCGCCGCCAGGACACCACTGCCGGCGCGCTGGTGACGGCGTTTGCTATCTTCGGATTGGCCACGCTGATCGCGGTAGTCGCCCCGGTCTTCGCCCCGCCGGCGCCGATTTCCGCAGAGGAACTGCCGGCGGATGCGGTGCGGCAGTCCGTCATGTTCCAGGGCGGCGAGCCGCCGGCGGCCATCGAGCTGGTGGCATATCGTTTGCGGACGCCGGCGGTGCGCGCCGGCGATTGGGTGGTCGTAGAGCTGTTCTGGCGTGCACAGGGGAAGGTCGCCAGCGACATCTGGCTCTCGATGTCGCTGGCCCAGGATGTGAATCACCCGCTGGTGGTCAAGGACGGTTCGCCGGCCGCCGGCCGCGACACCACGGACCGCTGGCCGGCCAATGTCATCATGCCGGCGGAGCACTGGCTGCGCGTGCCAGAACACGCCGCGCCGGGGGAATACACCCTCTGGCTGGGGCTGCATCCGTTCGGTAGCTGGGATTGGCTCACCCCTGCCCCGTCTCCAGACCCCTACCGCCTGCCGCTGACCACTGTCCGGGTGACGCAATAA
- a CDS encoding B12-binding domain-containing radical SAM protein produces MRVLFVVDQIDYEPHGIMHLSSALKAAGHEVRLAIAAYQDPVKVAQEWRPGIVGFSVITGSHRKYLELNRRIKEAVPVFSAFGGPHPTFFPEMIEADGVDGICIGEGEEALVDLANALDAGTFEPTIPNWHFKWNGDIVRNPVRRLQADLDALPPPDRALIYDADPVSRASRIKHFIAGRGCPYRCTYCFNHALLELYRGKGPFVRLRSVNSVLEEIKQVRERYDLEFVVFLDDTFILNRKWLREFTAQYPRQVGLPFFCNVRANLVDEEMVQLLSRAGCHSVSMGVEVGNEQVRNELLKRDMTREQILNAARLLRQAGIQFTTTNMIGLPNTTFENDLETLDLNIECKPAYAHVMIFQPYPRTALGEYTREHDLMYGSFDDFGEVAWDDSVLKFSPEHKRKLRNLQRFFAILVEWPALRPFVERYLLNLPTNWFYWLLYKLWKGYALKQRVHPVRLSLKETLLLVWLFLRIKS; encoded by the coding sequence ATGCGCGTCCTGTTCGTCGTAGATCAGATAGACTATGAGCCTCACGGCATCATGCATCTGTCCAGCGCGCTGAAGGCCGCCGGCCATGAGGTTCGCCTGGCCATCGCCGCCTACCAGGACCCGGTGAAAGTCGCCCAGGAGTGGCGGCCCGGCATCGTTGGATTCAGCGTCATCACCGGTTCCCACCGCAAATACCTCGAACTCAATCGGCGTATCAAAGAGGCAGTGCCGGTCTTCTCCGCCTTCGGAGGGCCGCATCCCACGTTCTTCCCGGAGATGATCGAGGCCGACGGGGTGGACGGCATCTGCATCGGCGAGGGCGAAGAGGCGTTGGTGGACCTGGCCAATGCCCTGGACGCCGGCACTTTCGAACCCACCATCCCCAACTGGCACTTCAAATGGAACGGCGATATCGTGCGGAACCCCGTGCGCCGGCTGCAAGCCGACCTGGACGCGCTCCCCCCACCCGACCGCGCCCTCATTTACGACGCGGACCCGGTCTCGCGCGCCAGCCGCATCAAACACTTCATCGCCGGCCGCGGCTGTCCCTACCGCTGTACCTACTGCTTCAATCACGCCTTGCTGGAGCTCTATCGCGGCAAAGGCCCCTTTGTCCGCCTGCGCTCGGTCAACAGCGTGCTGGAAGAGATCAAACAGGTGCGCGAGCGCTACGATCTGGAGTTCGTCGTCTTCCTGGACGACACGTTTATCCTCAACCGCAAATGGTTGCGCGAGTTCACCGCGCAGTACCCGCGCCAGGTCGGCCTGCCTTTCTTCTGCAACGTGCGCGCCAACCTGGTGGATGAGGAAATGGTGCAACTGCTGTCCCGCGCCGGCTGTCACTCGGTGAGCATGGGCGTGGAGGTCGGGAACGAGCAGGTGCGCAACGAACTGCTGAAGCGCGATATGACGCGCGAGCAGATCCTGAACGCGGCGCGCCTGCTCCGCCAGGCCGGCATCCAGTTCACCACCACCAACATGATCGGCCTGCCCAACACCACGTTCGAGAACGACCTGGAGACCCTCGACCTCAATATCGAATGCAAGCCGGCCTACGCCCACGTCATGATCTTCCAGCCTTACCCCCGCACCGCGCTGGGCGAATATACCCGCGAGCATGACCTGATGTACGGCTCCTTTGACGACTTCGGCGAGGTGGCCTGGGACGATTCGGTGCTGAAGTTCTCGCCCGAACACAAGCGCAAACTGCGCAATCTCCAGCGCTTCTTCGCCATACTCGTGGAATGGCCGGCCCTGCGCCCCTTCGTAGAGCGCTACCTCCTCAATCTCCCGACCAACTGGTTCTACTGGCTTCTCTACAAGCTCTGGAAGGGCTATGCGTTGAAACAGCGCGTGCATCCCGTGCGGCTCTCCCTCAAAGAAACGCTCCTGCTGGTCTGGCTCTTCCTGCGCATCAAGTCATAG